From Nerophis lumbriciformis linkage group LG09, RoL_Nlum_v2.1, whole genome shotgun sequence, one genomic window encodes:
- the LOC133607799 gene encoding ATP-sensitive inward rectifier potassium channel 1-like — protein MVQPSGPPSRRARLVTKDGRCNIELGNLESGNHMAYLVDFWTTFVEIRWRFVLVLFVASFTGSWFVFSLLWYWIAKSNGDLAAPGGVDGHVMCVANVNSLTTAFLYSLETQTTIGYGGRALTGQCPGTVAVIVLQSVAGVFINSFMCGVILAKISLPKRRAKTVSFSHVAVICLLKGKLCLLIRVANLRKTLLIGSQIYGKLLRTTTTPDGETFILEQLDIAFTVDSGKDNLFFVCPLTLYHAIERSSPFYELSADTLPQQDFELVVFLDGIAESTSSSCQVRTSYTPQEIQWGHNFLPIISRTRTGKYCVDFSNFSKSVRVGTPHCARCFDGNADLPNRKRHTEKMGVDNLGFHVIDIHDGVDVTKM, from the coding sequence ATGGTCCAGCCGAGCGGGCCCCCGAGCCGCCGAGCCCGCCTGGTCACCAAAGACGGGCGCTGCAACATCGAGTTGGGCAACTTGGAGTCGGGCAACCACATGGCCTACCTGGTGGACTTCTGGACCACCTTCGTGGAGATCCGCTGGCGCTTCGTGCTCGTCCTGTTCGTGGCGTCCTTCACGGGCAGCTGGTTCGTGTTCAGCCTGCTGTGGTACTGGATCGCCAAGAGCAACGGGGACCTGGCGGCACCCGGCGGCGTGGACGGCCACGTCATGTGCGTCGCCAACGTCAACAGCCTGACCACCGCCTTCCTCTACTCGCTGGAGACGCAGACCACCATCGGCTACGGCGGCCGGGCGCTGACGGGGCAGTGCCCCGGCACGGTGGCCGTCATCGTGCTGCAGTCGGTGGCGGGCGTGTTCATCAACAGCTTCATGTGCGGCGTCATCCTGGCCAAGATCTCGCTGCCCAAGCGGCGAGCCAAGACGGTGAGCTTCAGCCACGTGGCCGTCATCTGCCTCCTGAAAGGGAAGCTGTGCCTCCTGATCCGCGTGGCCAACCTCCGCAAGACGCTGCTCATCGGCAGCCAGATCTACGGCAAGCTGCTGAGGACCACCACCACGCCCGACGGCGAGACCTTCATCCTGGAGCAGCTGGACATCGCCTTCACGGTGGACTCCGGCAAGGACAACCTGTTCTTCGTTTGCCCGCTGACGCTCTACCACGCCATCGAGCGCTCCAGTCCCTTCTACGAGCTGTCGGCCGACACCCTCCCCCAGCAGGACTTCGAGCTGGTGGTCTTCCTGGACGGCATCGCCGAGTCCACCAGCTCCTCCTGCCAGGTGCGCACCTCCTACACGCCGCAGGAGATCCAGTGGGGTCACAACTTCCTGCCCATCATCTCGCGCACCAGAACCGGCAAGTACTGCGTGGACTTCTCCAACTTCTCCAAAAGCGTGCGGGTGGGCACGCCGCATTGCGCCCGCTGCTTCGACGGCAACGCGGACCTGCCGAACAGGAAGCGGCACACGGAGAAGATGGGCGTCGACAACCTGGGCTTCCACGTCATCGACATTCACGACGGCGTGGACGTCACCAAGATGTGA